DNA from Aphis gossypii isolate Hap1 chromosome 3, ASM2018417v2, whole genome shotgun sequence:
caaattattataatcatgatGGTACTAAGGGTATAACAGTTCAAAaggtataacataaaaaaacatatttaccatattttttttctatcaagccattaatacattttggtaAAACATTTCCACATTTTTAGGAAAAATTATCGGGTATTAATGAATGTACGTTTTGGGACTTCTCTGGCgaagatacatattataattcttatcaTCATGTAATTCAAAATACACCGAACAAAGtagttgttattgtttataatgagCAACAATCGTCTACAGAAGTTTTGAAAACTGTACGATTTTGGCTTAGTTTTGTTCAAGCAAGACTTCAGATTACAGAACCAATAAGTttgtaatttaagaaatattcttTCTATCATACTAAAAtcagtacattattttttttaggcaAGAATGGTATTTCAAATCATTTAGTGCCAGTTATAATAGTTGCTACTCACAATGGCCAGAGAATATGTCGCCAATCTGACCAATTGATTAAAACTATGAAAGATGAATATGGACATGTATTTCaagtatatgaaaaattagtattatttgatataatggCAGTTGATTCATTAAGTGTAAAGAACTTTAAAGAAGCAATtagtataagtaaaaaacGACTTCATTTTGTAAGTAATCCTTATAAGtatcatattaaaagtaaaaagatagaataatatgtaattttacataatattgcacaccataatttattgttaaaacaaaatggtTAAATTGAAGTTTTCTATCAGGGATACTATCGAGGTGACATCATTTGCGGTGCAAACAGTAATGGCAGGTTAAATAAGCTGTCATTCTTCGCTCGTGGTGGTTATAAGTTACTTGATGACCCACCTAGGGAAAACTATTATAACACTAAGTCTACAGTTACAAGAATTgaggtttaaattatatttaatagtgcacagtttttttttacaatttgttgAATATTAATGGTGTGCACTTCTTGGAATTTCACTGTgtgcaattttatttcaaaagcaCTGATGTgtgttacaaaaatacataaattattgtattttattatttttagggctttcacgataatttatttctttgagttattatataggtattctcaacatatttaatcttttgagcatattatattgttgaccATAAAATTATCTGTGTAATCAGAaagttcttatttttaaatttaattaaatgatttcaGAACATTCCTAGAATGAGTGGTTTTTGTGAAGCTGTACAGAACTTTTTACCTAAACTAAGAAAAATTGCAAATCCGTTTCCTGTTTTGTCTTGGAAGACATTTTGTGATACTATTCACCTTGAAGTAAATCCATTAGCTACtgttcaacatttaaatatactacttATCCAGCTACAGAACCTTGGTGAAGTATGTTGATTCAATGTCAATTAGAAttctatgattaaaattattgtttaatgtttttcttcaggttttattcttaaaatctgGATTACAACCAGATTTGATTGTTATATCTCCAAATTGGTTTGGATCAAACATAATTGGTACACTGTTTTCAGTAGACTTTTTGATCAGTCAGACACGTATGTCTGGTTCGTATCAAGCAAATGATTTTCAGATCATGTTTCCGCATTATGATGCCATGTCAGTACTTCAACTATTGGAAACAATGAAAATTTGTGTCCaagtatgttaaattattattttttcaactgaaCTTGTTGTTGGTACACATGTGAGCACATCACACACATAGATTACGTTTcgaatattattcatagaaatatcattgaattaatctgatcatataaatactttcaaataatGTGTCTACAAATATCaacaaagatttaaaataaataataatgcctatttgtatttttagaatagTTATCATTTTACAAAGTTAAGATTACCGATTAAGTGAGCATCACTATACTAGCTATTTTTATAACGTATATACTCCAGTAAGTTCCCGTTACAACAAAAAATCCCGTTATAACGAAAGTTATAGAGGTCCCCTACCAAAAGCTACATACAAAAGTTATTTCGTTACAACAAAATTTCcgttataacgaaaaaaaaattcggtcCCTTAGAGTTCGTTGTAaacctaattaattattaatatcgcatacaaattatactgtacattttagaaaaggaagacattttcaaaaataactttttagtaagcatgtataataatatatatttaataaatatgtacatttccACTTTTTAAGttgattaaactattattaatgttataaaaagtaaagtgTGAATGCAGCATTCACAGTGTAGCAactgtgttttaaaatatgtttaccaATATCAGATTAGTAccttaatgaaatataactaaaactgCAATTCTCTAAAGTGTCATTTGTGTCTTACAactataaatctattattttagtatgataATGATGGGGACATTGAATATGAATTCCCAGCATATATCATAAGAGAAAAAGATGAAACATTGTGGAAACCCTGGGGTAATAATGTTGACTGTTGTTACGGCGGAATTCGGCTCAGTTCTCAACCGCAGTTTCTTGAACTTTttacatcaatttttattagaatacaggtattgataattgattaattctctattcatattattataagtataaatccataattaatattgaattcagGTTGAATTACGATACttgcaaaacaattattatgaagaCATGGACAGTTACCTATATCAATGGTACGGTGGTACGGTGTTGTGTATAAGCAATATAGAGTGCATGGTATCCCTAGAACAAGATGgttgtattgaaataaaaattcgaGGTTCTAAATCATCAAGTTATACATGCTTTTATTTTCTAGAAGAAATTTTACATTCCATTAATctagtaaaaacattaaatatttaacttttttaatatttgttgtacagttaatgtacaattatcattataattacaaaatagttaactataaatatgaaCTATAGGTATTGATTGAAACATGTCCAGGGATGAAAGTAATTAAAGAATTTCTTAGTCCATCAAATTTATCTGAACATTATGTACAACCTCATGGCTATGGTGTTGATGATATATTCTATGCAGTGCGTAAAACTtctgattttaaatcattagttGTTAATCCACTAACAGGAAAAAACGAATGTGTATTAGACTTAATCGCATTTGGATGTGaccaagtaaatatttattccatTGATGATACATGACataacatgtttatttttgcatcatattcacacataatataatccaaTTTAGGTGGAAAACATGTTATCTTGTACGGATAGTTTACCGCTAACAGAATTGAATACCATGTGTCGTCAAGAATTAAGCCGTCTCATTGATCCAGTACACCCATTAGGAAGAGATTGGGCATTATTTGCTCTCAACATTGGATTAGATTCAAAAGttcaattatttgataatggaCCAACTAGTCCTTTTCTAGCACTAATAGATACATGGGCAACAGTTCAACCTGCCCCAACAATaggtgaaaataaataaagtctaatttttacaatattgtattaaaattacattttattaattgtcttTTCAGGCACATTGGTTGATCAACTAAATGAATTAGGACGTGAAGAAGTAGCTCTGGCTGTGTTGCAGAACATACAATGTTTTAGAATAAAAGTCATGGATATAAATAACTGTTCTGTAACTTTGaatcagttataaaattatgcttaaaataatttaatgctaTTAAGTTTTGGCTGCACTAAGCaccaagtttaaattattatttctagtcaattaatataaaaagaaaatgtgtGAATTTATACGAAAGCAATTATTTCTCCTAAATGTTATTTAGCACCTTTGTTTTGTATAGATAAGATTATAACtactacacatattttttttattgaatttcatttgtatttcaaacaatgtgtgatattatgtaaatttatttttaaaatgcactAGTGTAGTGCGAAtactaattttagttttttttttacacctaattgatttaataataaacattggaCTGAGAAGAGGAGCTAATCTATGACTGTGTTTTATTGACTAACTTGAATACCTATTCTAATAATCGTAGGTCTTcactgtaaaataattgaaatatcattaattagaTGATTTCCAATTGGGAAATGATAATTCATCATTTGGATCTCTTTGATACCTTGTAACATATGAAAGTCCATGTTCACCACAAGAATCataattgtcaaaatattgtaaactcaAATAACTATCTGGATATTTTGGTAAAAGGTATACCCAACAATCATTAATATCTCCATTCGGTAATTTAACTTGAATCTTTTGTCGTTTATAAAAATCTGGatgattttcaaaatcgtCCAAAAATTCCAACATAGTTGTGTCAACGTCATATATTTCACCTTTAATTTCCTAAAACCATATCCAACACATTTAGTAAAGAattgaatgttattattacactatacataatattgtatacaaaatcaCTTACATGTCCAGTACCttctttttgtaataaaaatggtatGTTAAATTTAGTTGAAATTACTAAAGGGTATTTATTGATGGTAACGGCGACCGATCTAAACACAGCACAGCCGTTTTCAGTATCATtgagacaataattattaggcTGATTTCGTTTCAACGTACCATATACAAAAACTGGTTCCATTTTgtactgaaataatataatatatccaatgtaaaataaaatattcacttctttaagtaataaataattctaagtTTACTCTATTCAACATAAGGAATAATTAGAAAAGTTAGGTACAGATTTTGTTGGTAATGCACAAGTTACACACTATAGTTACCATTACTTAGACTACAACCTATAACCAACACAGAAAATTATTCTACGCTTAAGCACACTATGAACTGCCTGAGTTGCATCTTATTTTGAAAAGAGTATAAgcaaatcaaacatttaaaaatctaaatcaaaaagttaaaatttgtgattctatatagtattaaatgttACAACACGACTaaagttaacaataattatccaTGCATATAAAGCAAAAACAGTTGATAAAaacttacattaaatttgagaatgcgtttcaattttcaactgcatagcaatttcaaaaatttaagttactttttttttgtcagtcttatatagattaaaatatatactagaatattttatccataatagtatttatttggttcattataattatgtaattgtaGTTAGTTGAAAACattcttttatatattctataatgcttacttattgtttttataataattaaaacgataatttGCATGTTAgcaatttatcatatattatttaactattattacttaaccTAATCTTAGTACCTAGACacctagttaataataaaaaatataaatatatatgataataggcattattaaataattcctattttacatttcagttatgataatacttataatgctaactatttagttatacacaaactaaataataatttgaataaaaaaatccagttaatatgtgaaaaaaaagtaatttctgattatattttatggtttaattgatattttaaaattaaattatggttcatagattataatattcagtacattataaacattaaaaataataaattattgtttttaaatactacaataaGCCTTGACGCTTGAGATCTTCATAAGTCTTCTTAGTGACTACATTTCCTTGAGAATCTTCAAATTCTTCCTCATTCTCTGGTTGCCATCGCTCATCatgtttcattgtttttaatttttcccaaAGCGCAAGTGCATCTTCAATTTGTGTGACATTAGCAAAATGTGCAGTATTTGGTATACCTAAACATCTCATGCCATGTGCATGTCTCCATTCAGCAAAATGCCGCTGAAATGCTTTGGGACccttatatgtaaaattaccGCAAATTTCACAATTATAGCTGATATTTAACCCATGTAATTTATACAACCAATATGGAATTGGCTTTCCATCCCAACCAAGAGGTAAATTTTTCGGATTATAAGGGATGTCTTCTCCTTGTTCATCATCAGACTCTGATGCACTTGCCTCATTTTCTGAATCATCACGTTCTCCTTCAGTTCGAGCTTGTCTCCTTTGAACATTTTCTTTAGTCGCTAATCTCTGTTCAGCTAAAAGTTCACAGAACCTGTATACTTGTGCCTCAAGCATTGCTAATTCTTTTTGCCTTTCTTGTTCCTTAGTGCGGTTCATTTTTCCCGGTTTACCTTTAGCTAGCAAAGATGGATCCAATGAAGTTTTTCCTTTGGTGGAAAATAATCGTTGAGCTCTTTCTTCCAGAGTTCCACCACATTTTAATCCTAATGCCATCAAAGCTGATTTCAAACGATCGAGTCCAAGAGAGGCTAACTCTTCCCAAGAAGAAAAGGCATATAAATCTAAGTGTGCTCCAACATTGGCCAAAGCACTACCCGTGTCTTTTGGCCAACCTGGAAAAGTACCTTCTTcccattgatttataaattcaattcgAACAGTATCCATTTCATTGTCAATATCGTGTAAAGGTTTTATTCGTAAATAATAACCATGCAAgtattccaataaaatatctacatattttctatactCTGAATTTTTACGATCTTTAGGAATATCAAACAAATGATCAAATATGGATAGGTAAGTAATGTAATCAACTTTTTCAACTCCTTTTAAATTCACATACCTTTCATAACATTCATGTAAATCCAAATATCTTCCATAGCCTTCTTCATCGGTGAAATCTACCATGTTGGTCATTTCTTCTGAAGGATTCTCACGGAGGTTATTTAAATCGTCAAACTCCACAGATAATGGCACTGATATTTCATTTGGatgttttttatgaaattcttTAATGCcttttaaacgaaaataaaattcagcAAACTCATTTGGACCTGAAATGGATGTAATTTCCTCTTTGCGTAAACCGTCTTTATCTTCATAGAGCTcttttagtttattagttCCTTCCATGTATTGATCGAGCAATAATTTTTGTCTATGTTCAGAATTAATCACATCTCTGGTCGTAGATTTTTTCCACAACATCTCTTTAACCATAGCATCAACTAACCGTTCTCGTTCTTCGTGGTAACGACGTTGCTGTTCTATTAAAGTGTCCATTTCACTTCTAATGTAATAACAACGGAATACAATTCGTAATTTACTTAGAATTCttacttaaacatttatatatatattataataacaacaaacaaataatactcaCACACACGACGCTTAAACGTTTATAAACGTCGgcttaaatatgaaattcggAAACTGGAATTATCAAAAATGGGATATCGCCAAATCTAGAGACTTTTAACACtgtctgtataatttatactacataCCACGATTAAAGATATACCTTAATCTTAAGCATGATTTTAGATACTATTTAAAGCCGTGAATTGTGTTCTTAGGTGACGAAATATGAAATGAATgtactatattgtatagactatagaaatatagaataggtattatactattatcattaatcataataaattcaatttcgtTCATTATCGCTGATAAAAGAAAGGAGGGAGACTTTTAATcagcgtatatattatttctttgatattatttttaatatgacgtaaatttaataatatattaacaaccaATGAAACGCGGCAAAAGAGTATCATTAGTGTGTCCGTGGTGTGCACcgtaaaacaaaatagataataatgtatacagacAATCGATCCCCGCGAAAAAATGTCACATGCGTACAATTGGTCCACATATCCAACGCGACGGTAGTGGCATGaagttaagtttaaaaaataaataaaaaaaacgtagaAGCAGTAGTAGCATTATAGTATTGTTCTAGGATAGTAGTAGCAAAGGAACAAATTCAGTTTAATTTACACgcgatttttttgattttcttttcCCCCAAAATGTGTGTTTTAAAGCACTGAATACAAAGGTTTAATTCGAAAATtcttccaatatttttttacttaaaaagttgtacgaaaaaaaactttaaaacattataaataaatacatcaaaaatacGTGATAATGTGATAATTCAcgataaaaacatcaaaaatactactttttgattattattatttttattttttgttatttttaattgtacctacatattatattatacaataaaacactattattattatatcataactcGTAAACGAATAACACGATATTCATCTAGAAAGCATTATAgtgatcttaaaataaatatgtatactatatatgtctatattgtgtacatgcataaaatataataatgcatcaATCATAGATGATCTATGGAGATTAAAAATCACTGCGGGTCCGATATCAATCCCGGTCCCCGGACAGTTTTTTTATCAAAGCGCATGTTTGCGGTGCGGTTGAATAAGTAATTTGGTAGAAAATTATCTAAGTAAATTGTAGCTCTGGTCGGTCTGGTCGTATCCTATCCCCTATTCTTAGGAGTAATGTTTGggttcagtaaaaaaaaaattatcaatattatcggGAGTGAGTatgctaaacaaaaaaattgttgatacttttaaatacctaaatattataaaatgtaatataattataatgtacctatattttatatattgaataattataattaatttttgtatttattaaaaatcggagaaaataaaataactaagttGTTTTGTTCATTTATATGGCATTATGGCACGCATAAcgcattttattcttaaaaatgtcGAAAATGTTTAGTAGAAAAGTAAGGAAaagacgtacctatatatatatttaaacattaaaaataattttaattggctTCAAAACTAGATTTGAATACTCAGACAGTAgaattttgtcaaattttCACAGcacatagtttttaatagacatttatagaaaaaaatttgttaattgctcatcgttataaatatagaaattttatcgtaaataaaaatgataatataaaaatttgataaaaatgtaaaaaacctAACCTATCTACGGTAATTTGTTTTCGagttacactaaaaaaaaaaatcgattttgtcgataaaatagaatttggGTAAAGATTCTAGTTTTTCTTAATGTTGAATACTGAATGAATAATTCttcaatgatgtatgtttttttgtcCGTGTTTACGATAACTTGTCAAAATAAAGGTTCAATATTAAACTTCATGGGTGATTTCCGGTGGAAAATTGAAtttccttggtgcattatagaggtcaaaactaagaagttttcaaaaaaattagttaaatcgttatttacaattttttttataagcgttttaagATCagatttttacgaaatatgtctaaatttacaagtaattttgtaattgaaaattcatagcattttaaatagttatatttaaggttaaaatatacaacacaaagttttccttcaaataactataaagaaAACTAGATCgttattataggaaaaaatgttatgaaagtctgaattttaaatttttacgaaatcgcgtatCGATATAGATTTATcctaaaacgattttaaatatttgttattattggaaaagtataagtcgcagatacttgaatatttcaacagttatttagattgatattttcttaataatattttttaattttcaaaatatttcgcgtATTTCAAggctttttttaatagatatttgaaatgttttttaaacattttttggctTAGTTACctatcactccgttcagaatttaaaatcgattatttcaattaaaatttccaaTCTATACGTAAGGTactataagtaaataagtaataatttataatactaattgaaATTCCAGAATATGGGTAAATGATTGaatcatttgtatttataaaataaaagtcagGCAGGCCTCTgacaataa
Protein-coding regions in this window:
- the LOC114122679 gene encoding splicing factor 3A subunit 3-like; the protein is MDTLIEQQRRYHEERERLVDAMVKEMLWKKSTTRDVINSEHRQKLLLDQYMEGTNKLKELYEDKDGLRKEEITSISGPNEFAEFYFRLKGIKEFHKKHPNEISVPLSVEFDDLNNLRENPSEEMTNMVDFTDEEGYGRYLDLHECYERYVNLKGVEKVDYITYLSIFDHLFDIPKDRKNSEYRKYVDILLEYLHGYYLRIKPLHDIDNEMDTVRIEFINQWEEGTFPGWPKDTGSALANVGAHLDLYAFSSWEELASLGLDRLKSALMALGLKCGGTLEERAQRLFSTKGKTSLDPSLLAKGKPGKMNRTKEQERQKELAMLEAQVYRFCELLAEQRLATKENVQRRQARTEGERDDSENEASASESDDEQGEDIPYNPKNLPLGWDGKPIPYWLYKLHGLNISYNCEICGNFTYKGPKAFQRHFAEWRHAHGMRCLGIPNTAHFANVTQIEDALALWEKLKTMKHDERWQPENEEEFEDSQGNVVTKKTYEDLKRQGLL
- the LOC114122678 gene encoding death-associated protein kinase 1-like isoform X2; this encodes MSSLLQSLEEVDEKLAESLIENGDQDVFAENNKGQTALHLASARGFQHIVDILLDRGTDLCAKDINGNTPLHLATRNNNISVIKSLLFRQPKVAYEQNNNGDTPMHIACRFGYLECVMKLVEHNVTADMVNENLDTPLLVAIKEKHENVVIYLLHNAPGNLDIFNNEGNAPIHVAVQEGLLNVVETIINMGHSFEYPNDRGLYPLHIATRHGHVEIVRYLCIAGSDPQQRSADNIKPEITAIKNNQKEILSIFTKLNTNSARENYIQQLVISHDYIQNINLLFFGHSNAGKSSIIRLMKLGLFSMLLDKSRNTLRTINTNRTNTSQDQCNNGNEINLTEYNTTNTSNYYNHDGTKGITVQKEKLSGINECTFWDFSGEDTYYNSYHHVIQNTPNKVVVIVYNEQQSSTEVLKTVRFWLSFVQARLQITEPISKNGISNHLVPVIIVATHNGQRICRQSDQLIKTMKDEYGHVFQVYEKLVLFDIMAVDSLSVKNFKEAISISKKRLHFNIPRMSGFCEAVQNFLPKLRKIANPFPVLSWKTFCDTIHLEVNPLATVQHLNILLIQLQNLGEVLFLKSGLQPDLIVISPNWFGSNIIGTLFSVDFLISQTRMSGSYQANDFQIMFPHYDAMSVLQLLETMKICVQYDNDGDIEYEFPAYIIREKDETLWKPWGNNVDCCYGGIRLSSQPQFLELFTSIFIRIQVELRYLQNNYYEDMDSYLYQWYGGTVLCISNIECMVSLEQDGCIEIKIRGSKSSSYTCFYFLEEILHSINLVLIETCPGMKVIKEFLSPSNLSEHYVQPHGYGVDDIFYAVRKTSDFKSLVVNPLTGKNECVLDLIAFGCDQVENMLSCTDSLPLTELNTMCRQELSRLIDPVHPLGRDWALFALNIGLDSKVQLFDNGPTSPFLALIDTWATVQPAPTIGTLVDQLNELGREEVALAVLQNIQCFRIKVMDINNCSVTLNQL
- the LOC114122680 gene encoding gamma-glutamylaminecyclotransferase-like codes for the protein MEPVFVYGTLKRNQPNNYCLNDTENGCAVFRSVAVTINKYPLVISTKFNIPFLLQKEGTGHEIKGEIYDVDTTMLEFLDDFENHPDFYKRQKIQVKLPNGDINDCWVYLLPKYPDSYLSLQYFDNYDSCGEHGLSYVTRYQRDPNDELSFPNWKSSN
- the LOC114122678 gene encoding death-associated protein kinase 1-like isoform X1 encodes the protein MSSLLQSLEEVDEKLAESLIENGDQDVFAENNKGQTALHLASARGFQHIVDILLDRGTDLCAKDINGNTPLHLATRNNNISVIKSLLFRQPKVAYEQNNNGDTPMHIACRFGYLECVMKLVEHNVTADMVNENLDTPLLVAIKEKHENVVIYLLHNAPGNLDIFNNEGNAPIHVAVQEGLLNVVETIINMGHSFEYPNDRGLYPLHIATRHGHVEIVRYLCIAGSDPQQRSADNIKPEITAIKNNQKEILSIFTKLNTNSARENYIQQLVISHDYIQNINLLFFGHSNAGKSSIIRLMKLGLFSMLLDKSRNTLRTINTNRTNTSQDQCNNGNEINLTEYNTTNTSNYYNHDGTKGITVQKEKLSGINECTFWDFSGEDTYYNSYHHVIQNTPNKVVVIVYNEQQSSTEVLKTVRFWLSFVQARLQITEPISKNGISNHLVPVIIVATHNGQRICRQSDQLIKTMKDEYGHVFQVYEKLVLFDIMAVDSLSVKNFKEAISISKKRLHFGYYRGDIICGANSNGRLNKLSFFARGGYKLLDDPPRENYYNTKSTVTRIENIPRMSGFCEAVQNFLPKLRKIANPFPVLSWKTFCDTIHLEVNPLATVQHLNILLIQLQNLGEVLFLKSGLQPDLIVISPNWFGSNIIGTLFSVDFLISQTRMSGSYQANDFQIMFPHYDAMSVLQLLETMKICVQYDNDGDIEYEFPAYIIREKDETLWKPWGNNVDCCYGGIRLSSQPQFLELFTSIFIRIQVELRYLQNNYYEDMDSYLYQWYGGTVLCISNIECMVSLEQDGCIEIKIRGSKSSSYTCFYFLEEILHSINLVLIETCPGMKVIKEFLSPSNLSEHYVQPHGYGVDDIFYAVRKTSDFKSLVVNPLTGKNECVLDLIAFGCDQVENMLSCTDSLPLTELNTMCRQELSRLIDPVHPLGRDWALFALNIGLDSKVQLFDNGPTSPFLALIDTWATVQPAPTIGTLVDQLNELGREEVALAVLQNIQCFRIKVMDINNCSVTLNQL